CATTTTGCCAGTTTGCCCCTCTGACTGCAATTCTGTCTTGTTGAAATCAGCGTTTCAGAACATGAACTCCAAGCGGAAAGCGGAGACGTGGAAGAAGAACAGGAGGCAGCTGGTGAGTGGCCCAGCAGACTCGGACTCGGGTGTCTCCTTCCCAGGCAGAGCAGGATGGGGACCCTTCTGGGTTCAGCTGTGCCTGGCCCGAGGCCCTAGGGTCACCAAAGGTCAGCAGGGACACACTGTCCATCCTCCTGCCAGTGAAGGTTAAGGACCAGACACTTGTGGGAGTGAGCAGATCAGCAGCGTGTTTTGTTAAGGAGGATTTCAGAAAAGCGAGAAGCTTGGTAGAGTCGGGGATGGGTGGCTCCTGAGAGGAGAAGCTGCCGAGATTCCTCTGTTAGGGCTGTGGCAGAAACTGGTTGCGGAGGCTGGACAGTTGTCTGGGCTGTCATGGGCTGAGCCTGTGTCTCCTCCCCCTGGCCCAGCCAGGAGCTGAACATGAATTCCTCTCATGCTACCCACGCATTTAGCCGTGGCTGAAGCCACGCTCTCTTGTCTGCAGCCTTACTAGCTGCTGCCCACAATGGTCACCACTGGGCACTTGACCGGCCTGCTGGTCTCCACCTTGCAGGATTACACTACGCTGTTGGTTTCCGCGGCCTTGGAAAAGACACTGCAGTCTGCTTGGTTAACTGTCTGTGGGGTCGTCTGGGGTCTCCCTCCTGAGACAGGTGGGGTTTCTCAAAGCTGCCTCTTCCTAATCTGAgctagaagcaggcagatgtcaaAGGGCAGTAGAGCCCAGCGTACATGGCTGAAGGAGAGGGCCTCACGGAGCGGCAGCCACCACACTGGCCTTTCAGGTCTCATCCCGGATCCCCTGGCCTTTCTCATAACCATAGCCTTGTCCCCTCACCGCCTACAGAGAACCACAGAGGAGACATCATCTCTTCTCCTATAGGAGTGTTCTGTAACCTTGGGCGGTGTAACTCCTGTTACAACAACCACCAATCTTTACGGTTAACCAAGCAACAGGAAGCTTGGGCTGTTGGCAGTGGTGCAGTGCTTCAGTTGGCAATCCTAGCCCCTAATGTTTAATTTCATGGCCGTCTCTCATCCTTTGTAGTGAATATAAGAATTGCTTCCGAGGCCTTTCCTCTTTTCATGTATATGGTTCACAGAGGTGTGAGCGTCTGCAGCTGGGAATTAACTGAGGTGTGAGTGTCTGCCCTAGGAATTAACTGGGGTGTGAACATCTGCCCTAGGGATTAACTGAGGTGTGAACNNNNNNNNNNNNNNNNNNNNNNNNNNNNNNNNNNNNNNNNNNNNNNNNNNNNNNNNNNNNNNNNNNNNNNNNNNNNNNNNNNNNNNNNNNNNNNNNNNNNNNNNNNNNNNNNNNNNNNNNNNNNNNNNNNNNNNNNNNNNNNNNNTGAGGTGTGAACATCTGCCCTAGGGATTAACTGAGGTGTGAACGTCTGCAGCTGGGAATTAACTGTCTGCAGCTGGGAATTAACTGAGGTGTGAGCGTCTGCAGCTGGGAATTAACTAACTGCTGTGTGAACATCTGCAGCTAGGAAGGTAGCTCTGACTTTGTTTTCCTGGTCTCTTACAGAGCGCCCAGCACATGCAGACACCTCATTTTTCAGTTCTAGTCAGCAATGACAAAGCTGCTGACACTGTGTTCCTTTGGGGCGTGCTAGACCACAGCCTGGCACCTTTTGCATTTTGGGCTCATTTGCTTATTGGCCCAAGTAGCTGCAAACTTTGATATTCTAGTAAACTATAAAGTGTGTCCAGTCGTGCATTAAGGAGAAAAATGTCATTCTATTTTTGAATGTGTCATTTTAGATAAGATGCTACATCTGAGAAAATATTACAGTCTTCCTATTTTAAAAGGGGAGAAGTGAATACTGCTTAACAACTTATCTGAGGGGCAGGCGTTGGTGCTCCTCTGTAACTCCctacttaagaggctgaggcaggggcattctGAGtcctgagaccagcctgggcttcatactGAGACCCcatgttaaaatataaacaaaaacaaggcagagaatgTCTGTGTTTCCTACCAAGCGTCATCCTCATGGGCCAGTGGCTCCCGAGGGAGAAGTGAGAGTTCATCCGTGTCGGTCAGGGGATCCCTTCAGCCCACAACTGCCAGTTTCCTGTCCCCTGGTCCCTGAAGTGACGCCTGCTGTCACGTTTTCAGTGGCTCTACGATAGTGCCCCTGTGGAGAGCTGCCAGCTTTAAGGTTCATTTTATAGGATTTGATGTGGATCGAGGAGGAATATGCACATGGCTCCTGATGTAATGTGCTGGAGTTGAGCTCTAAGGAAGGGAGCTTACAGAGTGTGTTTTATTGGTTTAGCCTCAGGTCAGACTGTTGTAGGTTCTTCCACCTGGAGCTTTGGTGAGCTCCAAGGGTAGCTCCAAGGGTAGCTCATAGGAGTAGTGAGCGGGGAAGTCAGGCCCAGTGGGCgcagccttttctttccttttgaagtgGACAAGGGGCTTCTCTTTGGCCCAGAATCCTGTGTTCTGCATGCGGTACCTGACTCAGCACCTGTCAGCCAGCCCTATATGTGACACACAAAGGCACCAATAAGTGAGAACCTCCTCTAGTGAGTGATCCACACTCCTGAGAGGTTCAGAATGCCAGTTTGACAAGCTGCTCCTTTGTAGGCTTATTCCACAGTCGGAACGCCAGACTACATTGCTCCGGAAGTCTTCATGCAGACTGGCTACAACAAACTGTGTGATTGGTGGTCCTTGGGAGTGATCATGTATGAAATGCTGATAGGTAAGTcctgttcatgtgtgtgataCTTATCTGGTTTGGTGCCATCGTTTGAACTTATTACAGCTATTAAAGGCAAAAATAGCAGAGCGTTTTGAATCTATTTCCCACATTTTTCAGTGTTAAATACGAATTGATAAACTGCTCAGGGACCCTATGGCAGGGAGAAAGTCATTtatcttggctttttttttttttttttatcaaaggaAGGGTTTAACATGAAGGGTTAAGATGAGAGAAGGCGGGACTTCGTTAGTAATGTCACGGTAAACTGGTGCACGCTGGTGTCACCTCAGAGCGCTCGGTCTGCTTGTCTCTCGTGGCTCTGTACCTGTAGATCTGGCTGATCACCAAAGCTCATTCTGTTTCCCTGATGCCCAGGCTTCCCACCTTTCTGCTCCGAGACACCCCAGGAGACATACAGAAAAGTTATGAGCTGGAAGGAGACACTGGCGTTTCCTCCAGAAGTGCCCGTCTCGGAGAAAGCCAAGGACTTGATTCTCAGGTTAGTGACTTAAAACGTCCTAGGTCCAAATGATCCATTTCTCGGAGGCAGGGCTGGTGTGTGGAGGAGAGTGCCGCTGATCTGGTCAATTTAAATAAAGGATTTACACAATTCAAACTTTTAAGGAAGagtttatcatttttatgtgtaagtatgtggGTACCACTTGCTCATGGAGGCTAggagatcccttggaactggagttacaggcggttgtgagccacttagtgtgggtgctgggaattggacccaggtcctctgcaagagcagcaagtgctcttaactacttatTTCTCATTCCCTACAAAATGACATGAATGACACAGAGCCTTCTTAGTACTGAAatcttggcctatagcttaggcgtgttcctaactagtttttataacttaaattaacacatttatattaatttatgttctgtcctgtggcattacctctctgtacctcctgtttcctttccgtgtctcctggcttctcctgcATGCCTagattctccttctcttcctttctctccctggaagtcccacccatgcctcctgcctagctattgaccgtTCTACTTTTTATTACCGCAATCACAGAAATAGATCttcacacggtgcacagacaccCACAGCAGGACACCCCAGTCACAGCACCAGATCTTCACACGGTGCNNNNNNNNNNNNNNNNNNNNNNNNNNNNNNNNNNNNNNNNNNNNNNNNNNNNNNNNNNNNNNNNNNNNNNNNNNNNNNNNNNNNNNNNNNNNNNNNNNNNNNNNNNNNNNNNNNNNNNNNNNNNNCAGATcttcacatggtgcacagacacccCACAGCAGGACACCCCAGTCACAGCACCAGATcttcacatggtgcacagacacccCACAGCAGGACATGAAGTGTGACAACCCTTGTGAGTGGCCAGCCGGCAGCATATTGTGTAAAATTATCAAACTGCACATGACCTTCGACCAGCAGTTTTATTTCTAGGATTTAATAGAGCATATAACCACGTAGGGGCAAAGTTGTGCTATTTTAGTTGTGAAAAGTTGGAACTCATGTAAGTCCTCAGCAGCGGAGATGGATGTTACACTCTGATGTCTCCGTACACGGGTCTCAAAAAATCACCTCACAGGAAAACACTGAACAGCATTGAGAAACTTTATTAGTATACTAAGTGGAAAAGAGTCTTAAAATAATCATTAATGTGTCAacactatttttaatattattatgagagatgaagagaaatagattCGGAATATTGATGGGATATCTAAATGGTAGATACTTGTGGTGATTTGTATTTCCCCGTTTCTCCCAGAGTAAACTCAGTAAGAACATGCTTCCTAAAAACATTTGAAGTTATACATTTAgagtattttgggtttttttttttttgtttttttttttttttttttggtttttcgagacagggtttctctgtggctttggagcctgtcctggaactagctctgtagaccaggctggtctcgaactcacagagatccgcatgcctctgcctcccgagtgctgggattaaaggcgtgtgccaccaccgcccagctcatttAGAGTGTTTTAAGTGAAAGATGTGACTGATGATTGGTTTCCTTTTCCAGATTTTGTACTGATTCTGAAAACAGAATTGGGAATGGTGGTGTAGAAGAGATCAAAGGTCACCCCTTCTTTGAGGGTGTAGACTGGGGACATATCAGGTATGTTCTGAGGCCTGGACTGAGAAAAATGAGCTTCTGGATTTGGTGGTTCTTGTGCCTCTGATTTGTCAAgaccaggggttctcaacctgtgggtcatgattcTTCGGGGAGGgggttgaacgaccctttcacaggggtcacctaagaccatcaaaacCACACGATTGCATCATGATTTATAGCAGCAGCAAAGATAGAGTTACGAAGTAGCCACGAAGATAgggttatggttggggtccccacagcgTGAGGAGCTAGCTGTAAGGAggctgcagcatcaggaaggctgagaactgagGAGAGGAAGCAGTCCTGCCTCGTCTGAGAACCATCTGCTGTGCTGCTCTCGATGAGTTCCGGAAACAGTCACAGGACAGGAACGGGTGGTCACAGAGGCCACAGTTGGGGCTCTTTCCACTCAGTTGAGTCTTAATTAAACTTCCATAATCTTCATGCCCGGGTCTGGAAATTGTGGGTAAGACACCGTGGACAAGGTGTTAAGAGTTCCTCGGGGAAGACGAGAAAGGTACAGTATGTACTCATGAAAGCACTGGGCACAAGACTAACTCTTGTACAGACATGGACGGTACATGCTTTTGCATAATTTTGTAGGCTTAGCACCTAGTAGAGCCTTTAAAaatttgtggaaaaataaaaaccgaTAAGGGGTTGAGGTGACTCAGCAGGGAAAgactgaagatctgagttcagtccccagccctGTGTGGCAGAAGGAGTGCCAACTCCTGAGTgacgtcctctgacctccgctcttctgtggtgtgtgtgtacgtacgcgcacacgtgtgtatgcgcatgtgtgtgtgtgcgcacgcgtgcatgtgtgctTATGCGTGTGTGCATCGTAAGTCaataaatttaacttaaaaattttagtaataatttcttttatctatttctaTAGTTAAATGTTTTTACTATAAGAAAGCATTTTTGTGGAGATGTTTTTTTAACCTAACCTCTCTGATTGTCTTAAATTCCTACAGTCGACACGTTTTTGCATTCAGACCTTATCACAAACGCATGCGTGTCCCCTCTTTTGCAGACAGATATCTGTGTATGCAGATCTTTTCTAGAATTGTAGCCCTGCCTCACTTAGATTGATCTCACTGTCTCCCATATACTTGACACCACATAAAATCTTCTCAGTAAAAGGCCACCTCTTAcccagggtggtggcacacacctttattcccagcctttgggaagcagaggcaggcagatctctgtgagttcaaggatagcctggccaaaaagtgagttccaggacagccaagaaaaactgtctcaaaagacaaacgaataagtaaaaaaagtaaaaattctttctcttctaaTTTTTCTCTCATTGGGTCTTATTTTTTCACCTTAAGAAAAAATAGCATGAAGGGTTGAGGAGACTGTGTCGGTGGAAGAGTATCGCCTAGCTGTGTTCAGTCTCCAGGACTGCAGGGCAAAGCAAGAGAGTGTCTTCATGCAGAGTGTGAAACTTCCAAGTAAATGCAAACGTTTTAGTAAAAGGTCACCTCAGCTATCCTGACACCCACGTAGCTGTGTTCAGATGCACAGCAGACACCCTTGGTCCCCTGTCCCGTGAAGTGGTGGGCAGGGCTTTCAAGAACGGTTTGTTGAACAGTTAAGAGTTCaagaagagccgggcgatggtggcgcacgcctttaatcccagcacttgggaggcagaggcaggcggatctctgtgaattcgagaccagcctggtctacagagcgagttagAGTTCAAGAAGATTCACCGTGGCTGATGAATTGTCTTTTTCAGGGAAAGGCCGGCAGCCATCCCGATAGAAATCAAGAGTATCGACGACACCTCCAACTTTGATGATTTCCCTGAGTCTGACATCTTACAGCCGGTGCCGAATGCTGCGGAGCCCGACTACAAATCCAAAGACTGGGTTTTTCTCAATTACACCTATAAAAGGTTCGAAGGGCTGACTCAGCGTGGCTCCATCCCCACGTACATGAAAGCTGGGAAATTATGAGTGATGAGCACAGTCCCGCAGCCGAGAACTCAGGTAGCTGCCTCTGCGGGCTGGCGGCGTCAGCACTAGGCACTTACCAGCCCGAGGAACTTCTACAGGGTCAGATTCTGAGACTGCTACAGGAATCGCTcggctttttttttatattattattattaactttatTATACAAGGTACTGGAACAAGGAACGGACATTCCTCCTAACTGCACGGCCTACGTGCATGTTGAGGTCCATCCCGCCACGTGCTGAGCTCCCCACTACAACACTAATCCAGCCAGAGCTGCGTAACACTGACCGCTCCGCGGCAGCCGGAGATCACTCTCCGTGTCTCTGCTTCACTGCAAAGTGCATGAGTCTTGAATCAGTAAAAAGAAAAGGCCATCTGTAGCTGCTGCTAGAACATTCGCCCTGCTGGTTTGGACATCACAGCTCTAGGTGAAGACGGTTTCCGTGCCGGTCCTAAGGAACTGAAGGAGAAGTAAGCGTTAGGATTTCCTGCCAGGCGCTCACACAGATCCCGGGGCGGGGAAGACGAGCTTCTGTCAGGGTGACCGTGTCTGCCTCCCTCCAGCATCTGCCAAGGTTGACTGTGCTGAGACGGGGTAGCAACTGTTTTACACACGCAGGGAGACGTTTGTGCAAATGTCGGTTACTTTTCTTGTGACGTGAGGACTTCTTTTTTAACAAGAGGACAGGCATTATTTTAACAGGGTGATGGTGAGTTGAGTTTCAGAAATGACCATGAAAGCTGCTTGTAGAACCTagagtatttttattaaatatttttttaaatgtcagactTCTGATCCTGTCAGTGGACACGTGAAGAGCAGGAGTATGCGTTCCTTCTTTGCTGGTGACGTTCATTCCCTTTGATACCATTAGTGTCATTGTTTGCCAATGAACCAAAGATCCTGAACAGTGGCTGTCAGTGGTGAGTGGAATTCTGCTTTCCTGGGGTGCCACACTCCATGGCGGACCCATGACAAAGGCCAGCCCTGTTTGTGGTTAGCTCATCAATGTGGTTAAAGCCCTCAATGGAGTAAAGGAAGCGAGTACAGGCGGGgccggggggggggcaggggagaggaggttGGAGACTAGGCAGAAAACATCAGCATCAAATCCCTTGGGTACTCCCCTAATGATTACATCATCCTATCTTGCTCAGCATCTTGATTCTGAACTGACTTTCTGAAGAGGTTTAGTTACCTAAGCTGTTGTTGAGAATAACGTCTCAGCGAGCGAGTAATGTTTATCCTCTGTGATGGAGGTGGAGCAGGGATTCATTGGGAGCCGTGTCTCTCTGAGGACTGAGCGTTGTGATGGACATGTGATGGAGGTGAAACCATGTCTCTCCTGAGAGCATTGCTTTTCTAGCACCGCTGCTGGCTGTGCCGTCTTTCATCAAAGCAGACCGGACACGGTGGAGAGCTcatctctctgatgactttaACTAGCTGCCTTAATTTATGCGGGATGTATGGGTTTCTGCAACTCACCTGCTTCAAAGGTATTCAGCGGCAAAGGCCCCTGGCTGTGTATGGGGCTTGACTGGTGCAGTGAGTAGGCTGGATTCTCCAGCTCAGATGCAATAACTGCCTAGCTACCGCAGGAAGACAGTGTTGTCAAGTGCAGGTAGCTCGGGAGGGTTGGGAGTGCTGTGAAGAAGAATTACTCAGCTTGTTTCCACCACGTAGGGACAGcactcctctgacctccctgtTGGGAGAAGCAGGTCTCCTGGTGGTGGAGGCCGTCAGGGATTTCTCAGGAAAGCCTTTCTTAAGCTACTGTCTAAAGTCTGTGCCTGCCGCTTGGAAGCTAAAAATATGAGTCATGGTGCAAATTAAGCAGATAATTTGTAAGGTGCCCTGAGACTGACTTGTCCCTTACAGATCCCCGTATCTCAGGTGAATCACGTAATGTAGGAGACAGAAGCCTGTGACATTTTCTCTAGTCTCTAATCGGGTCAAAGAAGGTTTACCATGTACTCCATGGTTTGGGTTTCTCTAAGATAAAGTATGTATAATCCGGACTTATTGGTTTCCTGTTTTAATACagtcttttgctttttcattgaAACCTTTGTGTCAGAGCAGTTACTCACAGCTGAGTCTGCAGGCGTGAAAGCCTAGGCTGTCCGGAGCAGCAGCGACCACTTAGCCATAGGTGACCGAGCAGCTGTTAGTTCAGTGAAAAGGCAGCTGTGGGACATTAACAGCATTCGTTGGTTGCTAAGGTTTAAGATAGGGCTTGTTTATTCCCACAACAGCACAGCTCTATAAGACATGCATCGCTTTGTACACGCTGTCCACTGACTCTCCATGTTCTGGTGCAGAAGATCCTTAGACAGTCCATGCTGTCAGGAGTAGTAGCTACCTGGAGTAGTAGCTACCTGTCTTTAAGGCCTGCGAGTAACTTAAGGGTCAGATGAGAGTCCCTGGCTACCTGGCACattctctctttgaattgttAAAATTCAAAAGCAGCCATTTTGCTGTGATCACTATTACTTGTCGTTTTATTTCAAATTCCAGTGCATTTATTTCTGGAAAATCTTAGGAAGCCTACACTTAATAAATAGTGGGACTActagaaatattttagatttttattacaaaatgtGAGCAGGGAATGCTgctttaaaaggaataaagaaataaaagtgtattgtagttatttttttaaaccaatataaTTCAGCAGTTGTCCAGAACCAGCACGCTTCCGAGTCCAGCGTTTTGAAGACTGTTGGGCAGCAAGAAGGCACAGCGAGAATAAAAACCATGTTTCTGAAAGTTCTGTTGGTGGggtttctttatttccctttgtgtgtgtgtgtgtgttgttgttgttgttgtttgcaggTTGGTGCTATCTAAAACTTAAATACTATTTTGTGATTGAAATTACCAAATATAGCTAGTTCACCTGAAGATCATGTCATGAAAATCGCTAGTTCACCTGACGATCATATCATGAAGATAGCTAGTTTACCTGATGATCACGTCATGAGAATATCTTGTTCACCTGATGATCACGTCATGAAAAGGCTCAAGTATTTGGAGCCTGGATCGTAGTACATTTAAACAGTCGAAACAGTTGACCAAGTGTGGGTTTAAAATTGTTGGGATCCATAGCTGAAAACACACGGAGTAGGAACAAGTGCAGACGACACAAGGCCCCACGGTAAGGAAATGACCCCATCACACAAACATGGGAGTGTGAACCCCTTTCATTCTATGACTGTCATCCCTGTTGCTTTGTCCTCCGCCAGAGAGGGAGCATCAGTCCTCACACAGCGTCAAGTTTTTAGGAACCTGGGGGTGctgagagatggctgagcagtcaGGAGTGAGCACCGCCCTCACAGAGGACCCATGCACAGGCTGCTCACAGTCGCTTGTAAACTCTGGGGGATCAGAGGACTGTGGCATCTGCAGTCACACGTCCGCGTAATTAGACATGGTAAAAATGACGTGCCGCAAAGGGCCCCGTGTGTGACTGTGACCGTGTCAACTGTCTATTAACTGGTACCGGGCCTGGTCCCGGGG
The Microtus ochrogaster isolate Prairie Vole_2 chromosome 14 unlocalized genomic scaffold, MicOch1.0 chr14_random_2, whole genome shotgun sequence genome window above contains:
- the Stk38l gene encoding serine/threonine-protein kinase 38-like isoform X2, translating into MEEEGLADEEKKLRRSQHARKETEFLRLKRTRLGLDDFESLKVIGRGAFGEVRLVQKKDTGHIYAMKILRKADMLEKEQVAHIRAERDILVEADGAWVVKMFYSFQDKRNLYLIMEFLPGGDMMTLLMKKDTLTEEETQFYISETVLAIDAIHQLGFIHRDIKPDNLLLDAKGHVKLSDFGLCTGLKKAHRTEFYRNLSHNPPSDFSFQNMNSKRKAETWKKNRRQLAYSTVGTPDYIAPEVFMQTGYNKLCDWWSLGVIMYEMLIGFPPFCSETPQETYRKVMSWKETLAFPPEVPVSEKAKDLILRFCTDSENRIGNGGVEEIKGHPFFEGVDWGHIRERPAAIPIEIKSIDDTSNFDDFPESDILQPVPNAAEPDYKSKDWVFLNYTYKRFEGLTQRGSIPTYMKAGKL